Genomic DNA from Blattabacterium cuenoti:
TTAGTTGAAATAATTTCATGGCCAAAAAATTTTAAAAATCCAATAGGAAAAATAATAAAAATATTCGGAAAAATTGGTAATTATAAAGCAGAAATATATTCTTTGTTAGAAGAATATGAAATATCTTATAAATTCTCAAAACAATCTAAAAATGAAGCAAAAAAAATATTTTCAAAAAAAGTAATTATAAATTACGAAAAAATAAATAATAGAAAAGACATACGAAATATCAATACTTTTACTATAGATCCAAAAGATGCAAAAGATTTTGATGATGCAATATCTGTTAGACAAATAGATAAATTTATTTGGGAAATAGGAATTCATATATCTGATGTAACTCATTATATAAAAGAAAATAGTATCATAGATAAAGAAGCATACTTACGTAACACATCTATATATTTTAACGGAAAAGTAATACCAATGTTACCAAAAATATTATCTAATGATCTATGCTCTTTACAACCAAAAGAAGATAAATTAAGTTTTTCATTTATATTTAGTATGAATAAAAATGGAGATATATTAAAAAGTTGGATTGGAAAAACAATTATACAATCTAATAAAAGATTTACATATGATGAAGTACAAAAAATTATAGATCAAAAAAAAGGAATTTTTTATAATGAAATAAAAACTTTACATACTTTATCCAAAAAAATGGAAAAAAATAGACTAAAAAATGGGTCAATTTTTTTGGATAAAGTTGAAGTAAAATTTCATTTAGATAATAAAAAAAATCCAATATCTCTATACTTAGAAAAAAATAATGATGCTCATTGTTTAATAGAAGAATTTATGTTACTAACTAATAAAAAAATATCTGAATTTGTTAGTATAAATTCTAATGGAAAATTATCAAATAAAACTTATATATATAGAATACATGATAAACCAGATAATGAAAAAATTTTATATTTAAAAAAAATTATAAAACCATTAGGTTATTTTTTAGACTTAAAAAATGTTAAAAATTCTATAAATAAAATATTATTAAAAATAAAAGGAAAACCAGAACAAAATATGATTGAAAATTTAATATTACGTTCTATGAGTAAAGCTAAATATTCTACAAATAATATAGGACATTATGGTTTATCTTTTATTCATTACACTCATTTTACATCTCCTATAAGGAGATATTCAGATATAATTGCTCATAGATTACTATATAATTATTTGTTTAAAAATAAAAAAATAAAATCAGTAGATTTTTATGAAAAACAATTACAATATTGTAGTAATAAAGAACGGATAGTTACAGATATAGAAAGAGAATTTCTAAAATTTATACAAGTAAAATTTTTAAAAAAATTTTTGGGAAAAGAATTTGTAGTAATTATAACAGGATTTACTGATTGGAGTATTTATGTTGATTTAATTTTATTTCATGTAGAAGGAATGATAAAATTATGTGATATAAAAGAAGATAATTATATATTAAATCCTAATGGATATAGCATAATTGGAAAAAATAAAAAAAATATATGTTGTTTAGGTGATAAAATTAAAGTTAAATTAATAGATATAAATATGGAAAAAAAAAGAGTTATTTTAGATTGGATAAAAAAAATAACTATTTAATTCTTACTGAAGAAGGAACAAATAAAGTATAATCCCCTCCGTTTTTTATAATATTTCTTACAAAATAAGAACTTATAAATGATTTTTCATAAGAAGAAAACAAAAAAATAGTTTCAACATAATGATCATATTTTTTGTTTAATGAATTATTTATAAAAAAAATGTTTTTTTCAAATTCAAAATCAAACTGATTTCTAATTCCTCTTAATAAAAATTTTACTTTTATTTTTTTACAAAAAGAAATTGTTAACCCATCAAATGATTTTATTTCTATTCTATTAGATTCTTTAAAAAAAGAATCATGTATCCATTTTTTTCTTTTTACAAGAGAAAACATGTTTTTTTTTCCATAATTTTTTCCAATAGCTATAATAATTTTATCGAATAATTTTAATCCTCTAATAACAATATCATAGTGACCTAATGTTATTGGATCAAAAGTTCCAGGAAATATAGCTATTTTTTTTATCATTATTTTGTAATATAGTAATATATTTAACTATTCAAGATTCAATTATTATCTAAATAAAATAAATTAATTATAGAAATTATAAAATTTTTTTATTGTAAAAATAAATTATTTTATAAATATATATTATATATTAAAGATTTTTTATTATAAAAAATAAAAATGAAATTGTTTATGTTTATGTTAAAACAATAAATATATAAAATTATATAATATTATAAATTTATTAGAAAATTTGCTTTAAATACATATACATAATAGTAATAAATACTAAATATAAATAATATATACATACATAGTTTTTATATAAAAATTTTTGTTTTGTTATTATTGATTAAATAACTTAAAAATTTTATATACTAATTTTTGTTAATAATTAACAAATTTTTTTATAATAATAAATATAAAATTATATGACTTATATGAGTAACGTAAAAATTTATATACTTATAAATATAATATAGTTTTATTAACCAAATAAACGATTTAAAATTAAATTAAAAAATTTAAGTAAATAATAAATTGTATGAATAAAGAAAATAAGAAATATACTAATCTAAAAAAAATAGATATAACTTATTATTTTATTATTATAAAAAATATAGAATTAAAATTTAAAAATTTATATACGTAAAAAAATCAAAAATTAATATCACGTGCATATAATATTATGAAAAAAATATAAATTATACGTGAACAAAAAAAAATTAATAAAAAATTCTTATTTTCAAATATTGTTTATTTATTTCTGGTTTTTATTCTTTTTAAGTATAAGTATAATATTTACTATTATTTATGCTGCTTCTAAAGGTTATTTAGGAAATTTACCTACTGCTGAAGATATAGATAATCCTAAAATAGAAATAGGATCAGAAGTTTATGATTATAAAAAAAAATTATTAGGAAAATTTTTTTCAGAGAATAGAATTTTAGTAAGTTATAAACAACTTCCAAAAAATTTAGTAAATGCGTTGTTGGCAAAAGAAGATATTCGTTTTAGACAACATTCAGGAATTGATATGAAATCAATATTTAGAGCAATATTGTCTTTAGGAAGAAAAGGAGGAGGAAGCACTATAACTCAACAATTAGCAAAATTACTATTCACAGGAAAATCTGCAAAAAATAAAATTCAAAGAATACATCAAAAAATATTAGAATGGGTAGTTGCTATTGAATTGGAAAAACGTTATACAAAAGAAGAAATTATTACTATGTATTGCAATAAATTCGATTTCTTATATAATGCAAAAGGAATTCAAATTGCATCACAAACATATTTTAATAAAAAAATACATAATCTTAATTTAGGAGAATGTGCTACATTAATTGGAATGTTTGAAAATCCATCTTTCTTTAATCCTAAAAATTATCCATATAGAGCTAAAAAACAGAGGAATTTAGTATTACGTCAGATGAAAAAATATAATTTTTTAAATGAAAATAGATATAATTATGAAATACAAAAACCTATAAAAATAAATTTTAAAATTCATAAAAATAATTATGAATTATTAACTTATTACGGAGAATTTTTAAAAAATGAAATACAAAAATATTTAGATAAATATGAAGAAAAAACAGGAAAAAAATTAAATTTTTATTCTAGTGGATTAAAAATATATACAACTATAGATTCAAAAATGCAAGAATATGCAGAAAAATCTATTAAAAAACATCTAAAATATTTACAATCTTTATTCAATAATTTACAAAAAAATAATAAAAACGCTCCATTTTCTAATATTTCACAAAAAAAAGTAAATAGAATACTTTTTTCTTCTATAAAAAGAACTCATTTATATAAAATATTAAAAAAAGAAGGATTATCCGAAAAAAATATAATAAAAAGATTTAAAAAAAAGGAATTAACTGAATTATTTACTTGGAATGGTACAAAAAAAATTATGATTTCTCCTTTAGATTATATTCGTTATAAAAAAAGTATTATTCAAACAGGATTATTATCAGTGGAAACATCTACTGGACATATCAAAGCATGGGTAGGAGGAGTAAATTTTAACCATTTTAAATATGATAATGTATCACAAACACGAAGACAAGTAGGATCTATATTTAAACCAATTTTATATGCAGCTGCAATTAAAAAATTTAATTATAATCCATGCACTAAAATATCAAATGAAAAATTTGAATTAAATAATTGGAGTCCAAAAAACTATGATGAAAAATATGGTGGATTTATTACATTAAAAGATGGATTAGCGTGGTCTGTAAATACTGTTTCAGCTAGATTAATATCACAAGTTACTCCTAAATATGTAATTGATTTAGCAAAAAAAATGGGAGTAAAATCTGATATTCCAGAAAATCCATCTATTGCATTAGGATCTGCAGATTTAACTCTATATGAAATGACAGGAGTATTTAATGCATTTGCTAATATTGGTATTTATAATGAACCTAGTCTTTTATTAAAAATAGAAGATAAAAAAGGAAATATTATTAATGTAAATAAAATTAGAAAAAGAGTACTTGATGAAAATGTTTCATACATTATGTTAGATTTAATGCAAGGAGTAGTTAAATATGGAACTGCTAAAAGAATAAAATATAAGTATAATATTAAAGGAGATATAGCAGGAAAAACAGGAACAACTAATGATAATTCAGATGGATGGTTTATAGGTATGATCCCAAAATTAACTACTGGAATATGGGTTGGTTGGGAAAATAGATTTTCTCATTTTAATAGTTTAAAATTAGGACAAGGTGCAAATATGGCACTTCCTATATGGGCTTATTATACAATGTATTTACTTAAAGATAAAAATTTTTCTTATAATAAAAATATGTTTTTTAAAAAACAAAAAAATTATAAATGGAGTCATTGTAATAATGAAATGAATTATGAAAATTACATATTGCAACAAATAGATAAAGAATATGATACAAAAAAAGAAAAATATTCAGAAAAATATGAATATGAAGAAAAATTTATGGAAGATAATTCATGGTTAAATGAAAATAAAAGTAATAACAAAATTTTTTATGATAAAGAAAATAATAATAATGATAAAAA
This window encodes:
- a CDS encoding ribonuclease R family protein is translated as MKKKDSKSTLNKRNSKNYSFAIGTINITNYGYAFVKIKDYKKDIFIPKNKINKSLEGDLVKIKFKKNKKIKIKGEVIKIIYRKKKKFVGIIKIYSKSEYLNNKYYNINFYKNYKSFTICNNNTIILIPLNESKKCNHNDKVLVEIISWPKNFKNPIGKIIKIFGKIGNYKAEIYSLLEEYEISYKFSKQSKNEAKKIFSKKVIINYEKINNRKDIRNINTFTIDPKDAKDFDDAISVRQIDKFIWEIGIHISDVTHYIKENSIIDKEAYLRNTSIYFNGKVIPMLPKILSNDLCSLQPKEDKLSFSFIFSMNKNGDILKSWIGKTIIQSNKRFTYDEVQKIIDQKKGIFYNEIKTLHTLSKKMEKNRLKNGSIFLDKVEVKFHLDNKKNPISLYLEKNNDAHCLIEEFMLLTNKKISEFVSINSNGKLSNKTYIYRIHDKPDNEKILYLKKIIKPLGYFLDLKNVKNSINKILLKIKGKPEQNMIENLILRSMSKAKYSTNNIGHYGLSFIHYTHFTSPIRRYSDIIAHRLLYNYLFKNKKIKSVDFYEKQLQYCSNKERIVTDIEREFLKFIQVKFLKKFLGKEFVVIITGFTDWSIYVDLILFHVEGMIKLCDIKEDNYILNPNGYSIIGKNKKNICCLGDKIKVKLIDINMEKKRVILDWIKKITI
- the coaD gene encoding pantetheine-phosphate adenylyltransferase — its product is MIKKIAIFPGTFDPITLGHYDIVIRGLKLFDKIIIAIGKNYGKKNMFSLVKRKKWIHDSFFKESNRIEIKSFDGLTISFCKKIKVKFLLRGIRNQFDFEFEKNIFFINNSLNKKYDHYVETIFLFSSYEKSFISSYFVRNIIKNGGDYTLFVPSSVRIK
- a CDS encoding penicillin-binding protein 1A, which translates into the protein MNKKKLIKNSYFQILFIYFWFLFFLSISIIFTIIYAASKGYLGNLPTAEDIDNPKIEIGSEVYDYKKKLLGKFFSENRILVSYKQLPKNLVNALLAKEDIRFRQHSGIDMKSIFRAILSLGRKGGGSTITQQLAKLLFTGKSAKNKIQRIHQKILEWVVAIELEKRYTKEEIITMYCNKFDFLYNAKGIQIASQTYFNKKIHNLNLGECATLIGMFENPSFFNPKNYPYRAKKQRNLVLRQMKKYNFLNENRYNYEIQKPIKINFKIHKNNYELLTYYGEFLKNEIQKYLDKYEEKTGKKLNFYSSGLKIYTTIDSKMQEYAEKSIKKHLKYLQSLFNNLQKNNKNAPFSNISQKKVNRILFSSIKRTHLYKILKKEGLSEKNIIKRFKKKELTELFTWNGTKKIMISPLDYIRYKKSIIQTGLLSVETSTGHIKAWVGGVNFNHFKYDNVSQTRRQVGSIFKPILYAAAIKKFNYNPCTKISNEKFELNNWSPKNYDEKYGGFITLKDGLAWSVNTVSARLISQVTPKYVIDLAKKMGVKSDIPENPSIALGSADLTLYEMTGVFNAFANIGIYNEPSLLLKIEDKKGNIINVNKIRKRVLDENVSYIMLDLMQGVVKYGTAKRIKYKYNIKGDIAGKTGTTNDNSDGWFIGMIPKLTTGIWVGWENRFSHFNSLKLGQGANMALPIWAYYTMYLLKDKNFSYNKNMFFKKQKNYKWSHCNNEMNYENYILQQIDKEYDTKKEKYSEKYEYEEKFMEDNSWLNENKSNNKIFYDKENNNNDKNELFDITENKRKEKEEYIKEEEI